The Paracoccus sp. MC1862 genome includes a window with the following:
- the trxC gene encoding thioredoxin TrxC, with protein sequence MALKLTCLSCGQVNRTPRERLSAAPKCGVCGAGLLPAKPVSLDFAMLEKAARTDDLPLLVDCWAPWCGPCRMMAPEFEKAAVLLQGTARLAKIDTQSHPDATARWNIRSIPAFILFQNGRERARLAGARPAAQLTEWVREQIAAG encoded by the coding sequence ATGGCGCTGAAGCTGACATGCCTGAGCTGCGGTCAGGTCAACCGCACCCCGCGCGAGCGGCTGTCTGCCGCTCCCAAATGCGGCGTCTGCGGGGCGGGCCTGCTGCCGGCCAAGCCAGTTTCGCTCGACTTCGCCATGCTTGAAAAGGCCGCCCGCACCGACGACCTGCCGCTGCTGGTGGATTGCTGGGCGCCGTGGTGCGGCCCCTGCAGGATGATGGCGCCCGAGTTCGAGAAGGCGGCAGTCCTGCTGCAGGGCACCGCGCGGCTGGCCAAGATCGACACCCAGTCCCATCCCGACGCCACGGCGCGCTGGAACATCCGCAGCATCCCGGCCTTCATCCTGTTCCAGAACGGGCGAGAGCGGGCGCGGCTGGCCGGCGCAAGGCCGGCGGCGCAACTGACGGAATGGGTCCGGGAACAGATTGCGGCGGGGTGA